The Anolis carolinensis isolate JA03-04 unplaced genomic scaffold, rAnoCar3.1.pri scaffold_19, whole genome shotgun sequence DNA window aaaaacgggaggttggagattggtcggtaTTTGTTTAATAGAGACGAATCCAAATttgccttcttcaatataggcttTACAATTGGTTTGTTGAGGCAGGATGGTAGATGCCCTTGTTGAAGAGAGGCATTGATGATTCTCGTGAACCAATCAGCCAACCCCCCACTGACCAATTTGATAAGCCAAGTTGGGCAAGGGTCCAAGACACAAGTGGTCGACCTCACGCAccaagaaccttgtcaacgtcatcaggctgaacaagtcgAAACGAATCCAAGAAGacctgacagacaggtgccttggttacatcctctGGTACTGCATTAACATCGGCATCTAAGTCGGAGCGCATtcgagtgactttatctgcaaagtgatgTGCGAACACACCACatcgggttgtcaggtgatcagGGGGGCCCTCCCCCTCAAGGGGATGGAGAAACTCCCTGACCACCCGAAACAACTCTCCAGGTCGAGAAGGACTTTCTGGCTGCACGCATTgccgcggagtaggccttaagagaggctctagcccgtggATGCTCTTTGAATCCTCCGCCAGCGGCTCTCTAGGCCCCGCCTTGTTTACAAGACAGCTGATGGTGACTACTAATTTATTTATGGCAGATGAAAGGGGGGGACGCAATAAACCATCTGCCCCAATTCTCAATCACTTTATTCACTTCCTGGGAAATCAAAAGTACACGTAACAGTAAAAAATAAGGGCTAATTCTGATGACTATCTTTTCCAGAAAGTGGTTAGATTTACAGGTGTCCTGAAAAGTGTCTATTAACAGAGATCCAACATATGTGAAGATCTGCATCCACTATGCTAACTAAATCAACAGAAAGTGGTTACAATGATGATAAgaattccttccccttccttcttacCTGATCCTCATTGGAGACTCTCCTTGTCCACGGAGATTGCCCCCTTGTAGGAGATGAGCCACTGTATAGAAGGCCATGTAGATAGTTGAATCAGAGAGAGATTCTATCAGCCACTGCTCATCCCAAGGCAAACGAGTACCTAGAAGATGACAAAGTATGTTAATTGTGAATTAGCAGTCTAGGTTTCTAGGCTAACCAAggtggggacatgggtggggaaattaaaacagcaattattGGGATGATAGTTATTGAATGCCTTAGTTATCAGTAATAAGTATAATACTTTCTACATTTCAGATTAAGATGGTTCACCaggcatcatctgaaaatcaCTATGTTGGAAGGTGAGGCTGCTCTGAAGGGAAACCTGAAAGGAACATGATTGGTTTCTACAGGAAGTTGAACTAATAATGTCCTGATCAGTAATGAATCTGCACTTCCATTTAAGAGCTGGGAATCTGTAGATGAAAAACTGAGCAACATCATGATCTGACATCATATGGCTCACTTTGCTGCATCCATTGTCTTACTATATGTCATTATACAGTAtattgcagattttttaaaaacgaaatgaGTCATATCAAACAGTAGTACTCCTGAACAACATTGCATGCTCTTCCTACCTAATCCATATGTTCTTGAACATGcatgttcctgcagccagtctagAGTAGCTTCAAAATTTCTTCTTGTCTCTTCacaaaatctgaaaagaaaagagcATTCATCTTTACTGTGTCCCCTGGCTCTATTTTAATCCATGGTTTTTCTGTTCTTGCTCCCCATAACTTACGTTTCAAGATTTTTCAGGCATTCATGAGTCTGTTTCTTCCATGTTTCTTCACCATAATCCAAGTacctaaagtcaggggaaaacagtTACAGCAAAGTGGGAAACATGCAACTAACGTAGCTGTATGTTGATTCCCAACTCACCATTGATCACAAAGAGCCACCACACACTCATCGGCAGATcttgacatgacttgtttttctGGCTCCATATAGATCATAGCTTCACCCTAGAAGGAAGAGGATTACAAAGGTGAgacaacaaaaatatgttttacagAATAAACAAGTGGCTTTAGCCAAGCAAATACACTCAATTCCATTTAACTAATAAGCTTCTTCAGGTGCTACCTTGAGGTTATCATGAGAGGTCAACTGAGGAATTACAGGAAATTTCAAATTTCCccctctatggccccttctacactgccacataatccagataatcaaatcagataaactagattatctgctttgaactcgattatatgagtctacactaccatataatccacttcaaagcagataatctacatttaatatggcagcatagaagggacctaagagtAAAGAGTAACATCCACATCCAGAGGGGAAGGCTTCCAATATCAAGCTTCCATGAGGATTCAGTCAGTGTTTTCCTGACCTCAGGggacagaaaaaaaagaagaaaaaaaagaggttgAGGGGAATTCTGTGCTGGCTATGGATCAAGAATATCTAGAGCCCTCCCATGTTCTTGGCACATGGACAGAGAGAAACAGGTTAAGCATaggcataaaaaggtaaaggtttccccctgacattaagtctaagtcgtgtccgactctgggggttggtgcttatctcctaagctgaagagccagcgttgtctgtagacaactccaagatcatgtggttggcatgactacatggaacactgttatcttcccgctggagcgatacctatcgatctactcacacttgcatgttttcgaactgctaggttggcagaagctggggttaacagcaggagctcactctgctccctggattcaaaccactgaccttttggtcagtaagttgagcagctcagaggtttaacccgctgtgccagtgAGGGCCCCTAAGCATGGGCATAGATAATCTGACTTGATAAAGCAAA harbors:
- the LOC134294757 gene encoding leucine--tRNA ligase, cytoplasmic-like, with the translated sequence MIYMEPEKQVMSRSADECVVALCDQWYLDYGEETWKKQTHECLKNLETFCEETRRNFEATLDWLQEHACSRTYGLGTRLPWDEQWLIESLSDSTIYMAFYTVAHLLQGGNLRGQGESPMRIR